The window TCTCAATAAAAGCCTTTCCCAAAAAACGATTTCTGAACTGATTTCTGCGATGTGAGTGACTCTGGGAGAATTTTTGCCCTCCTGTGGGCTCTTACCTGTTTTTTGTTTTTTCATCACGTCAATTTCATCGAAAGAAAGCGTTTTAAACGTTCTTTTGGCCTAAACCCCTACTGAAAAACTTTGAAAAGAAGGCTTCACAACCGTTTTTTGGGAAAGTCTTATATTGAACAGGGTTGTCCCGTAGTTAGGTGAGTGGAATGAAGGTATGGATAGACATCACGAACGCTCCTCACGCTCACTTCTTCAAGGGTATAATCAGGGAGCTGGAGAAATCCGGTCACGAGGTTCTCATTACCACCCGTGAGTTCGATGGGTTAACCGGCATTCTGGACATGTTGGGATTCGATTACTACGTCGTCGGCAAGCATGGCGGCGCAACCCTGGAGGGCAAGCTCCTTGCAAGCACTGAAAGGATGTACAAGCTTTCCAAGCTTATCATTGAAGAGAAGCCGGATCTGGCACTCTACAAGCACTCTGCCGAGGCACCGAGAGTTGCTTTTGGGCTCAAGATTCCCTCCATCGGCTTCGTCGATAACGAGACGGCAGTTGCACAGAACAAGCTCATCCTTCCATATACCAGTCTATTGCTTTACCCAATTGCAATAGACGCCTACGAGCTGCTCAAATGCGGGGCCGATCCAAACGGCATGCGCCCGGTTAAGGGGTTCTCAGAGCTTGCCCATCTTTACGGATTCGTTCCCGACAGAAAAGTTCTCAAAGAGCTTGGTGTGAAAAAGAACGGCTACATAGTGATGCGCACCGAGCCCATAAAAGCTAACTATTTCAACGGCTCCGAGAAGAGTGTCCTTGAGGACATTATTCCAGTGCTGCCAGACGTTCCTATAGTTCTCTTTCCGAGAATAGAGGGGCAGAAAAGAAGGTTTGAGAGATTTTCCAACGTCATAATTCCGGAGAAATCTGTGGACAGCCTCAGCCTGCTATACTACGCCAGGTTGATGATAGGTGCCGGTGGAACGATGAACAGGGAGGCCATAGCTCTTGGCACTCCAACTATCTCAACGTATCCCGGCAGGCTCCTTGCGGTTACAAAATGGCTGGTCGAGAAAGGGGTTAAGTTTCACTCCACAGATCCGGTAAAGGTCGCGATGATGGCCGAGCGCATGATGGAGCTGAACGGAAGCTACAGGACATACATAAGAACAGTCATCAGCGGCTTTGAGAATCCGATGGATGTCATTCTCAAGGAGATAGAAACCTACGAGGAGTTTGGAACATTCAGGACAATGAAAGTGGAAGAATCAGCCAATTCCGGCGATGCTCGGAGTTATGTAGGCCTCAATGAACGCCGCAACAAGGAGAAGTAGTATTGAGAGAGCAAGAAGCCTCAGAGCCTTTACTGTCCCTCTTCTGAATCTTTCCCCGGCTTCTTCATCCCCATGGACTATTTCTCTGTACCATATTATACCCGCAACTCCTGCCACAGCCAGGGCTGGAATCTCGATGACCCCATGAGGGATTATCCCGAGGACTATCTGCCCCGTCGAGAGCTCCCCTGTAAGCTGGATAGCTCTTACAACCAAGCCGACAATGAAGCCGTTAAAGGCCATTATGAACCAGGGGCCGAGGCCAAAAAGCAGGCCCGAGAGCATCATGAAAAGAGCAACCATGGAGTTATTGGTGAATATTAGAACAAAGTTCTTGAAGCTGGAATCTGAAATTGGCCCGATTTCTTCGGCTATTTTCTTGACGGCATCTATAGCTACGTCGGGATTGCCAAGGGCGAAGGCGTAGCCCAAAAAGGACGCCGCGATGAACACCAGGAGTAGAAGAAGGAAAGTTCTTGCGGGAGAGCCCTTTTTTGATCCGGGCACCTCGCTCACCCTCACTTCTTAAGGGCATTCTTAAGGGCTATCTTGAAGTCCTCGACGTTCACGTAGGGCATCTCTATGTCCATCCTGACGGCAAAGAACTCGTCGATGATCTGCTCGAGCTCCTCCAGCCTGTGGCCCTCAAGCTCTCTTTCAAGGTCGTGGATAGCCTCCTCTGGGTGCATGAAGAAGTCCCCAGTTATCTTGACGTTCTCGGCTATCCCCTTCTCTTCGTCGAACTCTATCCTTATCAGGCCCTTCTTGGCCTTGTGCTCACCGACGTGGTGCTTCATACCCATCCCCAAAGTAAATCCCGCGGAGAACTTTTTAAAGGTTGGGTATAAGTGGTTGCGGTGGTGGGAATGGGATACACTGAGGTTAAAGAGAAGGTCAGGCTCATCTTAACGGAAGAACTTAAGAAGATGCTCCAGGAGAGCGGCAGGGAGTGGGAAGGTGAGGTAACCTTTGATGAGACTCCAAACATCGAGCTCGGCGACTTTGCCACGACGGTTTCCTTCCAGCTTGCGAGGGTCTTCAGGAAGGCGCCCAAACTAATAGCGGAGGAGATAGTTGAGCGCATTAAAGACAAGCTTCCTGGGGAAGTAAGCGACGTCAAGGCTGTAAACGGCTACATAAACTTCTACCTAAATTACGAGGCTTTTGGAAAGGACCTAGTCAGTGAGATTCTCAAAAGGGGCGAGCACTACGGTGAGAGCGAGTTTGGGAAGGGCAGGAAGGTCATTGTAGAGCACACTTCCGTCAATCCGACCAAGCCTCTTCACATGGGTCACGCGAGGAACGCTGTTCTCGGAGATACGATGGCAAGGATTATGCGCGCCCTGGGCTACAACGTTGAGGTTCAGAACTACATTGACGACCTTGGCGTTCAGTTCGCCCAGGTTCTCTGGGGATACCTCAACCTGAAAGAAGAGTTTGAACGGCTCGAGGCAGAGCTTAGGGAGAAGGGAGTCAAGGAAGACGTTATAGACCACGTTATGGGCCTTCTTTACGTCGAGGTTAACAAGCGCATAGAGGGGAATCCTGAGGTGGATAAAGAAGTCCGCGAGCTTATGAAGAAGCTTGAGGAGGGTGACAACGAGATAGCCGAAATCGGAAGGAAGCTTGCCGAGAGAGTCGTTAAGGCTCAGATGATGACGACCTATAGGATGAATATCACCTACGACCTCCTCAGCTGGGAGAGCGACATAATGAGGAGCGGCATTTTTGAGGAGGCCTACGGCCTTATCGAGAGCAATCCCAACTTCTTCTGGGCTGAGGAAGGTAAATACAAAGGAGCCTTCGTGATGGACCTCAGAAAGCTCTTCCCTGACATGAAAAACCCCTTCCTCGTCCTTAAGAGGAGCGATGGGACGGCAACTTACACCGGCAAGGACATAGCCTATCACCTCTGGAAGTTTGGCAAGGTTAGCTCAGACATGCTTTACAAACCGTGGGACAGGCTGGAAGACCACGAGACCTGGACGACGGCCCCCGACGGCGAGGAGATGTCCGGAAAGTTTGGTAAAGCGGATATAGTCATTAACGTCATCGGCGCCGAGCAGAAGCACCCGCAGATGGCCATAAAGTACGCCCTTCAGCTCCTTGGCTTTGAGGACTCGGCTCAGAACTTCCACCACCTCGCTTACGAGCACGTTGTGAGGCCAGAGGGCAAGTTCAGCGGAAGGAAAGGGACCTGGGTTGGCTTCACCGTTGATGAGGTTCTCAACGAGGCGGTTAGGAGGGCAAAGGAGCTCGTCGAGGAGAAGAATCCCAACTTAAGCGAGGAGGAGAAAGAAAAAATAGCGGAAGCCGTCGGCGTCGGTGCTGTTCGCTTTAACCTTGTCAAGTACAGCCCGGACAAGATAATCACCTTCCGCTGGGAGGACGTGCTAAACTTCGAGGGAGAGAGCGCCCCCTACGTGCAGTACGCCCACGCACGCTGTGCCTCAATCCTTAGGAAGGCCGAGGAGAGCGGCGTTAGCGTTGAGTGGGAGGAGCTCCTCAAGAGGGCTGACTTCTCAAAGCTCACCAACAGGGAGAAGGAGCTGATAAAGCTCCTTGCAAGGTTCCCGGAGATAATTGAGGGAGCAGGAAAGGACATCAAGCCGCATTTGATTCCATGGTACGCGAACGAGGTGGCGAGCCTCTTCAACAAGTTCTACATGGACCACCCTGTCCTCAAAGCGGAGGATGGAGTGAGGGAAGAGCGCTTGCTCCTTGTGCTGGCCACGAAGCAGGTGCTGAGGAACGCTCTGGCTCTGCTCGGCATAGAATCACCGGAGAAGATGTGAGAAAAGCTAAAATACTTTCCTTTTCTAACTTTTCCGGTGATGTTATGCGCGGTGTTATAGTTCCCCTTGTAACACCTTTTAACGAAGACTACTCTATTGATGTTCCTGCCCTTGAGGAACACATAGACTTTCTCCAGAAGGCCGGCGTTCATGGAATATTTATCAACGCGACCACTGGCGAGTTCACGAGCTTGAGCGTCGAGGAGAGAAAGTTCCTGGCCGAGAAGGGGCGTGAGCTTGTCAATACCACATTCTACCTTGTGGGAACGGCTTCCACGAACACATTTGAAGTCATAGAACTGACAAAGCACGCCCAAGACCTTGGCGCCGATTACGTTGTAATAGCTCCACCCTACTACTGCCCGCTGAACGAGACGGCCCTCTTTAGGCACTACTCGATGGTTGCCGAAAGAACCGATATCCCGATAATCCTCTACAATATTCCGAGCTGCGCAAACCCTCTGAGCGTTCAGCTTATTAAGCGGCTCGCCCTTGAGTACTCGAACATAGCTGGCGTCAAGGAGACGATAGACAGTGTGAACCACGTGAGGGACGTGATCATCGAAGTCAAAGGTGAGCGGGAGGATTTCATGGTGTTCACAGGCCTCGATCAGCACTTCCTTAATACCCTAATCCTTGGCGGTGATGGGGGGATAATGGCGTGCGCAAACTTCGCCCCAGAGGTTCACCTTGCACTCTATAAAGCCTTCCAGGAGAAGCGCTTTAAGGACGCGTTTATCTATGCCCAAAAGCTTGCAAGGCTCTCGAAGGTTTATGACTTGGCCTCATCTTTCGGTTCGGCGATAAAGCTTGCAATGAGCCTCAGAGGCTTCTCAATAAAGCCTGTCCTTAGACCCCCGTATATCATCGACGGAGATGAAGTAAAAGAAGAGATCAGAAAGCTCCTCCGGGAGGTGCTTTACTGAATCTTGTACCTCAAGAAGGCTCCAAGACCGCCAAAGGCCTTGTAGAACTGCTGACCCTCTTCGGTGTCGAGGGATATTATCTCAACCTCGGCACCGCTCTCTTCTGCCAGCTTTATGAGCTCCTCGGCGACGTCCCACTTCTCGAAGCTTATGTTCTGACTGCCGCACTTCGGGCAGTGGGTAAGCTTCTTCTTGTAAACATGGAACTCCTGCTCGCTCATTGTCTTGAGCTCCTCCCAGCCGCAGGCATTGCACTTCGCCTTAACCCTGACCTTGTCGTAGCCCTCGCTGATGAGGAGCGTGTCAACGGCACCGAGCTCTAGAGCCTTCCTGACTTCCCTCTCGCCGTAGGTTATCAGCCCAGTGTCCTTGACGAGGTGCCTGAAGAAGTCCTGGATGAGCTTCCTTTCCTTCACAGCTTCGTGCTCGCTGAGTATGTCGCTGGCCTTCTCAACGAGCTCTCTGAGGCCATATTCGCCGTGGTAGCTGATGTCAACGACTCCGATTACCTTCTTTCTGAGCTCATGGTGTAGGTAGTCGCCATCAACGAACTCTTCCTTGGTCGGCCCTGGGCCGCCTATGATGATTCCCTTGAGCTCACCCTTTTCAAGAAGCGGTAGGAAGGCCTTGGCGGCGTGCTCGGCGATTCTCTTCATGAACTCGTGGGTTTCCTGCTCACGAATCCTCTCGTAACGCCTCGCCGACTGACCACCTGCCCTCGTTTTTCCTGGGACGTTTGAGGTGAGATCATCGATAACCTCAATCCTCTTACCCCTCAGAAGGCCTATCGTGGCTTCGTTCTTCTCGACGGTTATTAGACCGTAGGCGTCCTTAACGCGGAGCATTTCCTCAAGAGGCTCCGTTACAAAGGTCTGGTCGCAGCGGTAAAGGCGAACCTTAAGGGGTTCCGGTGGAACTATGGCCCAAAGTTTTATATCGCTCACTCCCTCCTGCTCACTCACATTTCCAACGAAAAGGGCCAAACCGTTCTCGGGGGTTTTTCGATAGAGCTTGAGGTGCTGCATGGCTCTCTCAAGGGCACCAAGAACGTTCTTTCGGGTGGATTTTGATTTAATATTCTGGGCAGTTCCATACTCCTCCCTAAGCTGTTGCATGACCTTGTTTATGTCGTAGCCCGCTGGGATGTAGAGGCTTACAAGCTCGGTCGCTCGGCCTCGATAGCTCTTCAGCTCCTCCACTTTTTTCTTGAGCTCATACATTTCGGCTGATTTGTGAGACATGAGCATCACCCTCCAAAACTTCTCTCGCCCCAAGAAGGGCACGAAAAGGGAATTTATAAAGATTTAGATAGAGGCTAAAATCGAAATCTGGAGGGAGCTATAACCACGAGAGTATCACCAGCAAAATAACTCCCACGATGCCGCCTATGGCCACGATAAGGATGTTCAGGAAGGTGTACTCAACGTGTGCTATTCCGACGGTGTTGAGTATCCAGAGGAGTATTAGGCCGATAATTGCGTTGGTAACTAGGTACTTCAGAATGGCCACTGTCAGCTTAATAACTAGGTAAAGAGCAACCACCAGCAGGACTAAAAACAGCAGCGTTTCAATCATGAGACCACCTCAAGAGAGTTTTTCTAGGGTTTCCATCGCTATCTGGCCGAGTGGAACCCATTTCTTCCCTTCAAACGGGAGTATAACCTTGTCCTCAACATTTACGAGCTCTTCAACGTACTCCCTGGTCTCTTTAGCGTTGAGCTCACCGAGTAGTATCAGCGCAAAGCCCTTGGTGTTCTTGTCACCTTCTCTAATCTCCTCTATCAGGTCATTGATAATAGTGTCCTTAAGCTTCATTATTTTAGTCTGGAATCTACGGACAAGTTCGTAGGACAGAACCATTGCATTTTCCTTTACGTAGGGATTTCTATTCTTCGTGAGTTCCACCGCTTTTGGAAAGATTCTATCAATGTGGGATTCGAGAACTTCACCCCTCTGCTGGGCAATCATCCCAAGAATCAGGAGAGCATCTCCGCGAATTCCCGGCACACTATCGTCGAGGAGCTCAATGAGGCCATCGAGTGCCTTTTTGTCTTTCATGACCATTGTAATGATGTCACTAAACCGCTCTTCTTCTATGAGCTTTTTTATTTTATCTTTTTTTTGAGCCGAATGACAAGAATCCCATGGTATCACCCTAAAGCTAAATTGGGTGTGCTAATGTATTAAGTTTTTTGTTTGCCAACTTGGGTTTTAAAAATTTCCCACTAAACGATTATATAGAACACTTCAAACAGAAGCATAAACCCACAAATCTATCTATTTTTTTCTATAATGCTTTCCATTCTTGTTGAAATATTCTCCTCAATTGAGTCTTGGAACTCTCCAGCTTTGTGAATAGTCCCAAACCTTGGGCCAAAAACTTCCCTACGAACAGCATTATCAGAATAATTGCAATAGTTATCACAAAAAGATACTCCACTGAACCCTGAGCGTTTTTTTCTCATGCAAACCCTCCAACTAGTGATAAAGGTAAAAAGTTAAGATCGAGAATTTCGAACTTTAGCCTCCAGTTATGTTTCCTTCAAGTGCACTAGTTATATTGCTTTCCGCTTTATCGGCTATGTCACTTGCTCCTTGCCCTCTGTCGCTGAGCTGCCTCCAGACTATGAGGACTATGACCAGCGCGGCAGCAATCATAAACAGGTACTCAATAGCACCCTGGGCCTTTCTCTTCATTTTCTTCACCTCCGTGGGATTACTTCATACATTAATGCACTGAAAAAGCTTATATAGCTTTCTCCCCAAACTTAAGGAAAAGACCCTCAATACTGTGGAATCATCAGGGGTGGTCTTGTGGAGTTGTTAAGTCTCCAATGTGAATCCTCAAACATTGAAGATTGTATAAGTAATATCCTATCCAAGTCGCGGAAATTACTATCCTCGAAATCAGGTTTTATATCTTCCTCAAAGATAGCCCTAACTTTCGGTGCGTTCATGAACCTTACAGTAACTCTCCTAATAGATCCGCGTAGTAATATGTTAAAAGGCCTCCTTGCCGAGTATTCCACAGGCAGGAATAAAGAGGACGCGATAAACAAGACTCTGGAAAAAATTAACAGGTTCCTGCCCAGGGACGCACAAGTCGTCAACTTCGAAATAGGTACCTACACCACTCCCGTGACCAGAAGGACTTATGCAGTTGGTGTTGTTGTTTACAATGCACCCCTAGAGAAAAAATCCTTCACTGAGCTCACGATAAAAGAACGCAGAGAACTGCTGGCCGGTGTTCTGGAGTCCTTCAACTACAATCCGAAGGTTCTTAACATATCCGAAATCGCTAGAATGTTCGGTGTTTCGAGGGACTCAATATACTATGATATCGAACAAATCTTAAAGGAAAGAAAGATCAACCGGTGACCCAGAGCGGTCTCGGTGTTGCAGAAATTAGGAAGATCATCACTGCCAGAATAACCAAGACGAGCCTTTTCTTTGAGATTGAGGAGACCTCATCGAGTGCTCCAGGATTTCCGACCGAACCCATCAGGAGCACAAGCATGCCCCAAATGAGCCAGCCGACCCAGAGAAAGCTCATGCCTATGAGAACTAAACCAACAGCAATCGTGAGATAGCGGTGCGTCTTCTCACTGAGGAAGGCCCTTGCTATGTGGCCGCCATCAAGCTGAGCAGCAGGAATGAGGTTTAAGAAAGTCACTAGAATGCCCACCCATCCAGCAATGGCAACGGGATGTAAGAAAATCACTGTATCCTCTGGGAAAGTCACGATGTATTTCTCCAAGAGCAGGAATATCAGATTCTCCCCAAAGACTATACTGCCTTCTGTGGGCGAGACAAGTTCCGCTGGCACTGGAATGGAAAGTCTAAGTCCGATTATGCTTACCGGGAGGGCTATCAAAAACCCAGCTATTGGTCCGCTGATACCAAGGTCTATTGCTGCATTCCTTGTGGGCAGTGGTGATTTTACCCTGATTACTGCCCCAAGCGTCCCCAGCATGCTAGGGAAGGGAATGAAGTATGGCATTGTAGCTCTAACGCCATGATACGCCGCGGCTATCTTGTGGCCAAGCTCGTGGGTTCCCAGTATTGCCATGACACTTATCGAGAACGCAATCGCGTTGAGATAAGGGTTTCGTATTCCAGGAAGACCGTAGTAATTAAGGGTATCTATGTAGGCCAGCGAGAGGTAGTAACCGGCCAGGAATGTAGTGAAAATCGTCGCGATGAGGAAGATCCACGGCAACCACCTGTTGTCCTCCTTTATTTCCTGGGCAGGGAAGACAAAGAGCAGCACTTTACCCTCACGCTTCTTGAGAGCGGCCCAATAGCCGAGTTCTTCAAGCTCTCTTAGGACTCTCTCAAAGTTATTTTCCATTATCCCTTGAACTTCAAAGACGAAGACGTTGCCATCTATCTGTTTTAGTTCAAGATTATAGAACTCCTTCAGCTTTTCTTTGAGGTTCTCCGGGAGGGAAGGCCTGCTTGGCTGGACCTGCACTGTGAGCTCTTGGGACTCCGTATAGAATCCTACCAGAACCATGTCCCTTCCACAGCGAGGACAGGCTTTCTCGAGCAGTGGCTCGGATGAATCTAGGATCTCCCTATGTCCACAGTTGATGCACTCGTAGATGCCCCTCGACATTTTTTGCACTCCCTAAAAAGAATTGAAACGGACCTTAAAAATGCTATTCCTCAACTTCGACCAGTCCCTCGTCGGCTTTGACCCTGACCCTCTGTCCACTCTTGAGCTTGGAGACGTCTATGCCATCAACCATAGGAATACCCGCTATTATAGCTCCTGTTGCCACTATTGTCTCGGCCTCACCGACGATTATTGCCTTCGGCGCCTTTCCGTTCTTCTTAAGGGCGTAGATAACGTAAGAGCCAACGGTTGATCCCTTACCACGTGGAAATGCCAGGACTTTTCCAGCTATGCTCTGGCCCCTTATATCGCTCTCGGCGTCGGTAACTATTCCTGTATTGGGGTCAACGCCGCCGAGGAATGAAAGGGGCTTCTGCGAGACTATCAGTTCTCCCTCAGCCTTGCCACCGACGATCTTTCTGCCCTTGAGTTTCATTTTCTCACCTCACGGTGCCTCTTTTATGAGGTTTTCTGCATCGTCGAGCCTAACCTTGAAGCCAAAGGACCGGAAGTAGAAGGCTGATTTTCCGCTGTTGGTGGCCACTCCTCTGTACCAGCCCTTTATCGGCGAGACTACGAAGCATATGTCGGGAATAATCCTGCCGTTGTAGCGCTCTATGATCTCGGTGTAGCCTAGAGAATCTGCCAATGCCTTAACTGCTCTGCTTGCAGTGATAAAGAGAGGTATCTTCAAGGGTCTCCCGCGCATTCTCAGCAGTTCGGTGATTTCCTTAATCTCTGCTAGGGAAGCGTGTGGGCAACCAATTAGAATCATGTCTATCTCACTCCAGTCATCGGCGAACTGCTCCCTAACGGCTCTGATATCGGAATCCTCAACGGTTATCGTTTCGAGCTTGTCAGTTATAGCATCTCTATATTCAGGGGTCTCACCTTCCACATGATATAGAGCTATAGAGCCGCTCGCGGCCATAGCGGCGCCCATCTCTTTGAGATACTCAGTCATCTCGGGCTTCAGGCCTTTGATGTATGGCACGTCATTGCCGAGGATTTTTCCAAGGTGATAACCTAAGGCCGCATAGTCCACGAAAGTCCTGACGTTTGCATCAACACTGATTATGACGGTTGCTTTCCTGTTTTTGTCCAGATGCAGGCCGTAGTTAGGAGTTTTGCCCACTATCGCGGCGGCTAAACTTGAAGGTCCTCCTTCGCGGTTGGTCCTCGCACCCAAAATCGAGTTGGCGAAGCTTACCGCTGAACTTTCGCTCCAGGCCAAGTGATCACCGAACTTTGGAAGATTTGCCCCGTAGTAGGGGGTGCACGTGGAGGTAACTTCTATGCCCATCTTCCTGTAAAGCCCCAGAACTTCCAGCTGCTTTTCCATGAACTCGTCGTCGCCTATTCCCGCTGGGTTGAGGGTTGTGTAGACGCTGACTTTGGCTCCAGCTTCGACGAAGTCTCTCAGGAACTCGATTCCAGCGTCGCCGATGTTTTTGTATGAAACACCAGCAACCTGAGCACTTTTAATTGGAATGAGCCTGTCAGCACCGTAGATTTCTCCCAGAGCCACGAGTATCTCCATGGCCTTCTGGAGGGCGTAGCCGTATTCGCCGGCCAGGATGAGTTCTTCCTCTTTGGTCAGGTACATTCTACCACCAGAGAATCTGGGGAAAGAGGAGTTATAAACTCTTCTTTTCAACACTTATTAACCGTAAAATTATTATACTAAAAAGTTCTAATTTTTAGTGACATCATCGGAGGTGTCTACCATGACATCTCCAGTAAAAAAGTTGCAATGGTAATAGTTTTTTTGAGGCAATAGTCGCAGGCTCAGTCAAGCCAGTGGGAGCATGGGGGGCTATATACGACGTGGTTCTATACGATACCGGGCCTGACTTTTATGCAACGAGAACGAATAGGTTTCTGGCCGTACACTTACAAGTTTACAATGCAAGGTACTCTTGGGACATACACGACTTCATGGTACCAGGGGTCGGGGTGGGGGTACATCATTATTCCAGTTCTCGGGGTGTATGTTCTAGATTATGCGGCGGCAGAGTTAACTAATAGCGCCGGATTTAGATTATTCAGAACTTATACGGAGCCTGGATTTACAGAAAGTTTCTATTACCCCTACCCGAGAGATAATGAAGGAGGCCCTCGCTCTGAGTTGGAAATAGGTTGGCATTATGTGAATGTTTACGAGAGGTAGAGGGGGTGATCCCTATGAAAAAGATACTAGCACTCATTATTATGTTGTTCATTGGAAGTGTTCTCGGAACAGCGTATGCTCTTGTTGAGCCTCCATCCAAGGATACTCTAGTTACCTCTGCGAGAACTCTAGTTGCTTACAATTTCACGAGAAGTATCGAGTTTAATCAGTATTATGTACATGTTATTGAGCAGAATGGGGTCAGAAAAGTTATGAAAGATCTCACATATATTGGTAAAGTTATTACAGTAGGACACATTGACATGAGAAAGGAAACAGTGAAGGCGATGGAGGAGTTCTATGTCAATGGAACCCTTCTGACACGTGCCCAGGTGATAGTAAACTTGAACACTGGGGAGATTAAGGGGACTATCATGTTGAACAATGGAACGACAATGGACTTGACAGAATTCTGGAGTCAGTACTATGGTATTGAAAAGGATGAGGCCATTACTATGTTCGAAGACAATCTTCCGATGATAGCATTCAGGCTTCTTGTCCTCAACTCAACAGGTCTATCTAGGATACAGTTGCAACTATCTACAACGGATAGGATTCTAATGGGTCTTGGACTTAAAGAAAGGTTGTTTGCGTATAGGTTCACGTCCCTCTCAGGAAAAGAGTGGACTGTATTGGTGAATTCAAGGGGCATTCCAGTACGGTTCGAGTCCCAAGATAAGGACTTGAAAGTTACGGTTGTTGTGCAACCTTCTGAGTAACATAGTGATTTTTTAGTTTTCTTATTTTGATACCTCCCCCGCAAAATTTATAAACCCTCCACGGTTCACTAACTAACGGGTCGAGCAGCGGGGTGGGGCAGCTAGGAGTGCCCGCCGGGCTCATAACCCGGAGGTCGGAGGTTCAAATCCTCCCCCCGCTACCATACTGTTTTGGGTTGTATCTTCTTGCCTATGTCTCTTGTACTAAACTTCGAGCAACTTCTCAGGTTGACCTGTTTTTGGATTGTGGATCAGTTCCAGTTGCAAATTTTGCAACGCTTGATTTGAAACATTAAGCGTATTGTGGAGTGAATTCCAAGCTTTCAGAGCTCATTCACTGTTGTTGACAGCTAGGACTATTTTTTCTAAACTCTCTAAAGTACTTATGGACATCCTACGAAACTTTTATTTACGTTTGCCACATAAATCTCGTGGGGATGAATATGAAACGGGGAGTTTCTAGTATCGAGTATTTGTTTCTTATTGCTGTGGCACTGGTAATAGTACTGTTTGTCATTCACCAGCTGGTAGTAATGACTTCTGATTACACAGACGTAATGGAAACTATTTCAACTGAAATAGCACAGGAACTTGCAAACCAGTCATGCAACGGGACGTCTAAAATCGTGATATACTATGTTCATTATGATGCCAAGGGAAACGACAATTATCCCTGGAACCTGAATGACGAGTACATTGTTATAGCTAACCTGGGGTGCAAAGACGAAGAACTGAGTGGATGGAAGCTGGTGGATGAAAAAAAGCATACATACACTTTCCCGAGTGGAGTTATTGTGAAAGCGGGAAAAACGGTAACT of the Thermococcus onnurineus NA1 genome contains:
- a CDS encoding dihydrodipicolinate synthase family protein is translated as MRGVIVPLVTPFNEDYSIDVPALEEHIDFLQKAGVHGIFINATTGEFTSLSVEERKFLAEKGRELVNTTFYLVGTASTNTFEVIELTKHAQDLGADYVVIAPPYYCPLNETALFRHYSMVAERTDIPIILYNIPSCANPLSVQLIKRLALEYSNIAGVKETIDSVNHVRDVIIEVKGEREDFMVFTGLDQHFLNTLILGGDGGIMACANFAPEVHLALYKAFQEKRFKDAFIYAQKLARLSKVYDLASSFGSAIKLAMSLRGFSIKPVLRPPYIIDGDEVKEEIRKLLREVLY
- a CDS encoding arginine--tRNA ligase, with product MGYTEVKEKVRLILTEELKKMLQESGREWEGEVTFDETPNIELGDFATTVSFQLARVFRKAPKLIAEEIVERIKDKLPGEVSDVKAVNGYINFYLNYEAFGKDLVSEILKRGEHYGESEFGKGRKVIVEHTSVNPTKPLHMGHARNAVLGDTMARIMRALGYNVEVQNYIDDLGVQFAQVLWGYLNLKEEFERLEAELREKGVKEDVIDHVMGLLYVEVNKRIEGNPEVDKEVRELMKKLEEGDNEIAEIGRKLAERVVKAQMMTTYRMNITYDLLSWESDIMRSGIFEEAYGLIESNPNFFWAEEGKYKGAFVMDLRKLFPDMKNPFLVLKRSDGTATYTGKDIAYHLWKFGKVSSDMLYKPWDRLEDHETWTTAPDGEEMSGKFGKADIVINVIGAEQKHPQMAIKYALQLLGFEDSAQNFHHLAYEHVVRPEGKFSGRKGTWVGFTVDEVLNEAVRRAKELVEEKNPNLSEEEKEKIAEAVGVGAVRFNLVKYSPDKIITFRWEDVLNFEGESAPYVQYAHARCASILRKAEESGVSVEWEELLKRADFSKLTNREKELIKLLARFPEIIEGAGKDIKPHLIPWYANEVASLFNKFYMDHPVLKAEDGVREERLLLVLATKQVLRNALALLGIESPEKM
- a CDS encoding stage II sporulation protein M, producing MPGSKKGSPARTFLLLLLVFIAASFLGYAFALGNPDVAIDAVKKIAEEIGPISDSSFKNFVLIFTNNSMVALFMMLSGLLFGLGPWFIMAFNGFIVGLVVRAIQLTGELSTGQIVLGIIPHGVIEIPALAVAGVAGIIWYREIVHGDEEAGERFRRGTVKALRLLALSILLLLVAAFIEAYITPSIAGIG
- a CDS encoding lipoate protein ligase C-terminal domain-containing protein, whose amino-acid sequence is MKHHVGEHKAKKGLIRIEFDEEKGIAENVKITGDFFMHPEEAIHDLERELEGHRLEELEQIIDEFFAVRMDIEMPYVNVEDFKIALKNALKK
- the prf1 gene encoding peptide chain release factor aRF-1 yields the protein MSHKSAEMYELKKKVEELKSYRGRATELVSLYIPAGYDINKVMQQLREEYGTAQNIKSKSTRKNVLGALERAMQHLKLYRKTPENGLALFVGNVSEQEGVSDIKLWAIVPPEPLKVRLYRCDQTFVTEPLEEMLRVKDAYGLITVEKNEATIGLLRGKRIEVIDDLTSNVPGKTRAGGQSARRYERIREQETHEFMKRIAEHAAKAFLPLLEKGELKGIIIGGPGPTKEEFVDGDYLHHELRKKVIGVVDISYHGEYGLRELVEKASDILSEHEAVKERKLIQDFFRHLVKDTGLITYGEREVRKALELGAVDTLLISEGYDKVRVKAKCNACGWEELKTMSEQEFHVYKKKLTHCPKCGSQNISFEKWDVAEELIKLAEESGAEVEIISLDTEEGQQFYKAFGGLGAFLRYKIQ
- a CDS encoding pro-sigmaK processing inhibitor BofA family protein, translating into MIETLLFLVLLVVALYLVIKLTVAILKYLVTNAIIGLILLWILNTVGIAHVEYTFLNILIVAIGGIVGVILLVILSWL
- a CDS encoding DUF354 domain-containing protein, with protein sequence MKVWIDITNAPHAHFFKGIIRELEKSGHEVLITTREFDGLTGILDMLGFDYYVVGKHGGATLEGKLLASTERMYKLSKLIIEEKPDLALYKHSAEAPRVAFGLKIPSIGFVDNETAVAQNKLILPYTSLLLYPIAIDAYELLKCGADPNGMRPVKGFSELAHLYGFVPDRKVLKELGVKKNGYIVMRTEPIKANYFNGSEKSVLEDIIPVLPDVPIVLFPRIEGQKRRFERFSNVIIPEKSVDSLSLLYYARLMIGAGGTMNREAIALGTPTISTYPGRLLAVTKWLVEKGVKFHSTDPVKVAMMAERMMELNGSYRTYIRTVISGFENPMDVILKEIETYEEFGTFRTMKVEESANSGDARSYVGLNERRNKEK